A stretch of DNA from Microtus pennsylvanicus isolate mMicPen1 chromosome 20, mMicPen1.hap1, whole genome shotgun sequence:
GTACAAGATAGTCTTTGAATTGGTCGAGTATCGCAGTAAAAGTGGTCAACAGCCCGAGAAGCACAAAACGATAAAGTAAATGTCATGCTGGTCTGGAGAACTGAGCTGATGCAGCCACAGAAGTACGAGCCTGCCACCAGCTGGGCACAGAGGCGTGTGGACATGTGAACCGAGTAGAGGAGTGGGTTGCAGATGGCGATGAAACGATCATAGGCCATGGCTGCCAGGAGAAATCCTTCCGCCACAATGAAGAGCGTAAAGAGAAAAAACTGAGTCACGCAGCCTGCAAACGAGATGGCCTTGCTCTCGGTCCAAAAGTTGCTCATAGCCTTCGGCGCGATTACAGATGAATAGAAGAGGTCAATGAAGGAGAGGTTGCCTAGGAAGAAATACATTGGTGTGTTCAGCCGGGGATCAGTCAAAATAATGGTCATCATCCCAACGTTTCCTAGAAGGATCATGGCATACACAAGcagaaagagcaggaagaggagaagatggAGCTCAGGGCCGACCCTGAAGCCTACTAGGATGAAGTCAGTCACTCCTGAGTGATTGCTTGCTCCCCTGTCACTCATGGAGGAGATCTGATGAGAGGCATAAGGCAAAATAAACAAACTCTTAGCTTGATCTTGGTGTTACAAGTAGCTGATATAGGGCAGGCTTTTAAAAGGCTCTCAGCAATTTTAGCTTCAAAATCCTTCAActtaaactgaaataaatcagcTAATATAGACTCTACACATTATTTccaatataaatttctaaaattggGATAATTCAGCATTTTTCTTAAATGCCTTTCTGCTAAAATGTTTGTCATATTTACTGTACCATTGATCCATACATTATTTTGCTATTgtatacattaatttttaatattatgaaGCAGT
This window harbors:
- the LOC142838851 gene encoding olfactory receptor 9K2-like, with the protein product MSDRGASNHSGVTDFILVGFRVGPELHLLLFLLFLLVYAMILLGNVGMMTIILTDPRLNTPMYFFLGNLSFIDLFYSSVIAPKAMSNFWTESKAISFAGCVTQFFLFTLFIVAEGFLLAAMAYDRFIAICNPLLYSVHMSTRLCAQLVAGSYFCGCISSVLQTSMTFTLSFCASRAVDHFYCDTRPIQRLSCTDLFVHKIVSFSLSSIIILPTVIVIVVSYMYIVSTVLKIRSTEGRKKAFSTCSSHLGVVSVLYGAVFFMYLTPDRFPELSKLASLCYSLVTPMLNPPIYSLRNKDVKDALSKLLDKKKSIL